One window of Dyadobacter sandarakinus genomic DNA carries:
- the mraY gene encoding phospho-N-acetylmuramoyl-pentapeptide-transferase: protein MLYYLFEYFDKHFNLPGAGVFQYITFRALGATVLSLFIAATWGKSIISFLRRKQMGESIRDLGLAGQLEKAGTPTMGGFIILASLLIPVLLFAKLSNVYIVLLIITALWTGLIGFIDDYLKKFKNNKDGLHGRFKIVGQVGLGLIVGLTLSFNDNVKIRIYEQPLLSSSLGEVQRYRDLIHPTVTTIPFFKNNEFDYKWLLFGWLPEEYTWVIYTIIAIFIITAISNGANITDGIDGLAAGVSGIIALTLGVLAYLSGNTKFSQYLNIMYIPNSGELVIFCAAFIGACVGFLWYNAYPAQVFMGDTGSLMLGGVIAVTALAIRKEWLIPIMCGIFIAENLSVIMQVSYFKYTRRKYGEGRRVFLMSPLHHHYQKKGIHEAKIVTRFWIVGIILAIMTLVTLKLR, encoded by the coding sequence ATGCTCTATTATCTGTTTGAGTACTTCGACAAGCACTTCAACTTGCCTGGTGCAGGGGTATTTCAATATATTACATTCCGTGCGCTGGGAGCCACGGTACTTTCACTCTTTATCGCTGCTACCTGGGGTAAATCCATTATCTCGTTCCTGCGCCGCAAACAAATGGGCGAGTCGATCCGGGACCTGGGTCTGGCCGGACAACTTGAAAAAGCCGGGACGCCTACCATGGGAGGGTTTATTATTCTGGCTTCCCTGCTAATTCCGGTGCTGCTTTTTGCCAAGCTGAGCAATGTTTATATTGTATTGCTGATCATTACGGCATTGTGGACGGGCCTTATCGGTTTTATTGATGATTATCTTAAAAAGTTCAAGAACAATAAAGACGGGCTGCACGGCCGGTTCAAGATCGTCGGGCAGGTAGGGCTGGGGCTGATTGTAGGTCTTACCTTGTCTTTCAATGACAATGTCAAGATCCGGATTTATGAGCAGCCGCTCCTAAGTTCAAGCCTGGGAGAAGTACAGCGCTACCGCGATCTCATACATCCGACTGTTACTACGATCCCGTTTTTCAAGAATAATGAATTTGATTACAAATGGCTGCTGTTTGGCTGGCTGCCGGAGGAGTATACCTGGGTGATCTATACGATTATTGCCATCTTCATCATTACTGCCATTTCCAACGGAGCCAACATTACCGACGGGATCGACGGGCTTGCAGCCGGAGTGTCGGGAATTATTGCGCTTACATTGGGTGTGCTGGCGTATTTGTCAGGTAATACCAAATTTTCGCAATACCTCAACATCATGTACATTCCCAACTCGGGTGAGCTTGTGATCTTCTGTGCGGCTTTCATCGGGGCCTGCGTCGGGTTCTTATGGTATAATGCTTATCCCGCCCAGGTTTTTATGGGTGATACGGGAAGTCTGATGCTCGGCGGAGTCATTGCGGTCACAGCCCTCGCCATCCGTAAGGAGTGGCTCATCCCGATCATGTGTGGAATTTTTATAGCCGAAAACTTGTCGGTGATCATGCAGGTGAGCTATTTTAAATATACCAGACGAAAGTACGGCGAGGGCCGGAGAGTTTTCCTGATGTCGCCTCTGCACCATCATTATCAGAAAAAAGGCATTCACGAAGCCAAGATCGTAACCCGTTTCTGGATCGTCGGCATTATCCTGGCAATCATGACGCTGGTGACTTTGAAATTAAGATAA
- a CDS encoding FtsL-like putative cell division protein: MSENKRRPKPIPPKPPKRKREYHLFNWLNKIFPLDRVFGEKLPGQEERLPVKYFYYFGWVIILLVIYERIGFQSEQYVRSSIKLKKEVDDLRAEYTSIHAEYMKSGKQSVVMEKVKTQGLEESLIPPKRLVVSDDERPE, translated from the coding sequence ATGTCTGAAAACAAAAGACGGCCCAAACCCATACCCCCGAAGCCGCCCAAGCGGAAGCGGGAGTATCATCTTTTTAACTGGCTCAATAAAATTTTCCCCCTGGACAGGGTTTTCGGGGAAAAGCTGCCGGGGCAAGAGGAGCGTTTGCCGGTCAAATACTTTTATTATTTCGGCTGGGTGATCATTTTGCTGGTCATTTACGAGCGCATAGGGTTCCAGTCTGAGCAGTATGTCCGCAGCAGCATCAAGCTGAAAAAAGAGGTGGACGATCTCCGGGCCGAGTATACCTCCATTCACGCCGAGTACATGAAGAGCGGGAAGCAATCCGTAGTCATGGAAAAGGTGAAAACCCAGGGGCTTGAAGAAAGTCTGATTCCTCCGAAGAGGCTGGTCGTCAGTGATGACGAGCGTCCTGAATAA
- a CDS encoding 1-acyl-sn-glycerol-3-phosphate acyltransferase: MNVINQNRFTLFYYFSRFLVRLALPIYLRRLAVSNFDKLPRNTPLLLASNHPGSFFDAVVIGSKLRQPIHTLTRGDVFRKPAAAFWLRQINLIPVFRGSEGRQYVKNHDVTTRESHDALKKGDAVVVFSEGVCVNEWKLRPLGKGTARMAYKIWHGDDPLKNMVVVPTGMNYEHFRGPGKRVYMRFGGGIRMNDIQTSPAEYEKWLREFNDMLEVRMNNEILTIPAGLPAGQHKMLLDSFFTDCPVPSRGNLLLRGIGWIGRTIHRPLYQAFKKKAAKMTARTVFYDSVLFGALMYIYPLIVVLLSLMLGFFAGWEAGVALFLGLPLLAWFGARYR, from the coding sequence TTGAATGTTATAAATCAGAACCGTTTCACCTTGTTCTACTACTTTTCCCGCTTCCTGGTCAGGCTTGCATTGCCCATTTACCTGCGCAGGCTGGCCGTATCCAACTTCGACAAGCTCCCCCGAAATACGCCCCTGCTGCTTGCCTCCAACCATCCCGGGTCATTCTTTGATGCGGTGGTAATCGGTTCCAAGCTCAGGCAGCCCATTCATACGCTTACCCGTGGTGATGTGTTCAGAAAGCCGGCAGCGGCTTTCTGGCTCCGGCAGATCAACCTTATCCCGGTATTTCGCGGCTCGGAGGGCAGGCAGTATGTAAAAAATCATGATGTGACTACCCGGGAAAGTCACGATGCGCTTAAAAAGGGCGATGCTGTAGTTGTTTTTTCAGAGGGTGTTTGTGTCAATGAATGGAAACTCCGGCCGCTGGGAAAGGGTACTGCCCGCATGGCATACAAAATATGGCATGGCGACGACCCGCTGAAGAATATGGTAGTAGTGCCCACGGGCATGAACTACGAGCACTTCCGCGGACCGGGCAAGCGGGTGTACATGCGGTTTGGAGGCGGAATCCGCATGAATGATATCCAGACCAGCCCGGCGGAATACGAAAAATGGCTGCGGGAGTTTAATGATATGCTTGAAGTGCGCATGAACAACGAAATTCTGACCATTCCTGCCGGACTGCCTGCCGGGCAGCATAAGATGTTGCTGGACAGCTTCTTTACCGATTGTCCGGTACCTTCCCGCGGCAACCTTCTGCTGCGGGGTATCGGCTGGATCGGGCGAACCATTCACCGGCCTTTGTACCAGGCTTTCAAGAAAAAGGCTGCTAAAATGACAGCCAGAACTGTATTTTACGACTCAGTCCTGTTTGGTGCACTGATGTACATTTATCCGCTTATTGTTGTGCTGCTTTCCCTGATGCTTGGCTTTTTCGCAGGCTGGGAAGCTGGTGTCGCATTGTTTTTAGGACTTCCGCTACTTGCCTGGTTTGGTGCCCGGTACAGATAG
- a CDS encoding UDP-N-acetylmuramoyl-L-alanyl-D-glutamate--2,6-diaminopimelate ligase, with amino-acid sequence MDQVKELSSLLGRVADAAVSGPVNVMVNQIVLDSRRVLPGSMFVALRGTQVDGHQFIDKATALGASVIVCEELPANVSDQVTYVRVADSAAAMGLMAAEFYENPSRRLKLVGVTGTNGKTSVATFLFQLFRALGYRCGLLSTVQNQIEDEVIPSTHTTPDSVALNALLSKMLDSRCTHVFMEVSSHSVAQHRITGLHFAGGIFTNITHDHLDFHKTFDNYIKAKKGFFDQLPKSAFALINVDDRRGSVMVQNTSARKETYSLQTLAAFKGKIISDTLAGMHMEINQHEVWFRVIGRFNAYNLLAVYGAAILLGENEEAVLTELSSLKSPPGRFEQFHSADHVVGIVDYAHTPDALENVLETIRHLRNGNEKVITIVGCGGNRDAEKRPKMAAIACKYSDKVILTSDNPRFEDPMDILDQMRKGVPPLDYKKTRVIEDRREAINQANREAMDGDIILIAGKGHENYQDVQGVKHHFDDKEVLLEAFALR; translated from the coding sequence ATGGATCAGGTAAAGGAATTAAGCAGCCTGCTTGGCCGGGTTGCGGATGCGGCAGTGTCCGGGCCGGTGAACGTAATGGTGAACCAGATCGTGCTCGATTCGCGGCGCGTGCTGCCGGGCAGTATGTTTGTGGCCCTGCGCGGCACACAGGTCGACGGGCACCAGTTTATAGACAAAGCCACAGCGCTGGGAGCTTCAGTAATTGTTTGTGAAGAACTCCCTGCCAACGTTTCAGATCAGGTAACCTATGTCCGGGTGGCTGATTCTGCTGCTGCCATGGGCTTGATGGCGGCAGAATTTTACGAAAATCCGTCGCGCAGGCTCAAACTGGTGGGTGTAACGGGAACAAACGGAAAAACTTCGGTTGCTACTTTCCTTTTTCAGCTTTTCAGGGCACTGGGGTACCGCTGCGGCCTGCTTTCGACCGTCCAGAACCAGATCGAGGATGAGGTAATCCCGTCCACGCATACTACACCCGACTCCGTGGCGCTGAATGCACTTTTATCAAAAATGTTGGATAGCCGGTGTACCCACGTTTTTATGGAGGTAAGCTCGCATTCCGTAGCCCAGCACCGCATTACCGGGCTGCATTTTGCAGGGGGTATTTTTACAAACATCACCCACGACCACCTCGACTTTCATAAAACATTCGATAACTATATAAAGGCTAAGAAAGGCTTTTTTGACCAGTTGCCGAAGTCGGCTTTTGCATTGATCAATGTAGACGACCGCCGGGGCTCGGTTATGGTGCAGAATACCAGTGCGCGAAAGGAAACCTACTCTCTGCAGACACTGGCGGCCTTCAAGGGCAAAATTATTTCGGATACCCTGGCAGGCATGCACATGGAGATCAACCAGCATGAAGTGTGGTTCAGGGTGATCGGAAGGTTCAATGCATATAACCTGCTGGCAGTATACGGAGCAGCCATTTTGCTGGGTGAAAATGAAGAGGCGGTACTTACCGAGCTGTCCAGCCTGAAAAGTCCTCCCGGCCGCTTTGAACAGTTCCACTCGGCTGATCATGTAGTCGGGATTGTTGATTATGCGCATACTCCCGATGCTCTCGAAAATGTACTGGAAACCATCAGGCACCTGCGCAACGGAAATGAAAAAGTGATTACCATCGTAGGTTGCGGCGGGAACCGGGATGCCGAAAAAAGGCCAAAAATGGCCGCAATTGCGTGTAAATACAGCGATAAGGTTATTTTAACTTCCGATAACCCCAGGTTTGAGGATCCGATGGATATCCTGGACCAGATGCGCAAAGGGGTGCCGCCACTGGATTATAAAAAAACGCGCGTGATTGAAGACCGGCGGGAGGCGATCAACCAGGCCAACCGGGAAGCAATGGATGGCGACATTATCCTGATTGCGGGTAAGGGACACGAAAATTACCAGGATGTGCAGGGTGTAAAGCACCACTTCGACGATAAGGAAGTACTGCTGGAAGCCTTTGCATTGCGGTAG
- a CDS encoding DUF4136 domain-containing protein, with amino-acid sequence MLMLKSVTTYAALLLVVIIAGCSSGRKVFVEHDYSYETNFKDYSSYTFLECERDTNNLCTEIYEAIRRQMQVRGYKLTAEKPTLLVNYGIFYDNLRYQGYMQPVIKNWVDTENDGFRYEPIKYALDKGTLIVSLIDAESDQVVWRGYASGIFKEAETSNNHYRSVVRRIFDQYPLFAKGYDPRRYSEQVGR; translated from the coding sequence ATGCTTATGTTAAAATCTGTTACAACTTATGCCGCTTTACTATTGGTAGTTATCATCGCGGGGTGCTCGAGTGGCCGTAAAGTGTTTGTAGAACATGATTACAGTTACGAGACCAACTTCAAGGATTACTCATCCTATACTTTCCTGGAATGTGAGAGGGATACCAACAACCTTTGTACCGAAATATACGAGGCAATCCGCAGGCAAATGCAGGTCCGGGGCTACAAGCTCACTGCCGAAAAGCCGACACTCCTGGTAAACTACGGGATTTTTTATGATAACCTGCGTTACCAGGGCTATATGCAGCCGGTCATTAAAAACTGGGTAGATACCGAAAATGACGGTTTCCGGTATGAGCCTATCAAATACGCACTCGATAAAGGGACGTTGATCGTATCGCTCATTGACGCCGAAAGCGACCAGGTCGTATGGAGAGGCTACGCATCCGGTATTTTCAAAGAAGCAGAAACTTCCAACAACCATTACAGAAGTGTAGTAAGAAGGATTTTTGACCAATACCCCCTATTCGCCAAAGGCTACGACCCAAGGAGGTATAGCGAGCAGGTAGGACGGTAG
- a CDS encoding VOC family protein, whose product MSSPLISGIQQVGVGVQNVPEAWKWYRQTLGFDVPVFDEKAEAPLMTPYTGGKVHQRHAVLAINMAGGGGLEIWSFTSRQSQLSDFRVEPGDLGINAIRFKAQDVRKAHEWVTAHSQETVGAVITLPEGEGFWGTDPYGNYFQVTTDATFFQKTSKPVGGVAGVVIGVSDMDKSVTFYQNLLDPLEVVYDRTGVFDDLPAIVPGQRYRRVLLRKKFSPDGAFSRLLGDTQVELLQALDRQPKKLFENRYWGDCGYIHLCFDALDMNALKAKLQSQGHPFTIDSERSFGMESAAGRFAYLEDPDGTLIELVETHKVPILKKFGWFLDLQKRKTQKPLADWMLKMMGLGRVKD is encoded by the coding sequence ATGAGCTCTCCCCTGATTTCCGGGATACAGCAGGTGGGCGTCGGCGTGCAGAACGTGCCCGAAGCCTGGAAATGGTACCGGCAAACCCTAGGATTTGACGTACCTGTATTCGACGAAAAGGCTGAAGCGCCCTTAATGACTCCCTATACCGGCGGCAAGGTACACCAGCGTCACGCAGTGCTGGCGATCAATATGGCCGGCGGCGGCGGGTTGGAAATATGGTCTTTTACAAGCCGGCAATCCCAACTTTCCGATTTCAGGGTTGAGCCTGGTGATCTGGGCATTAATGCAATCCGTTTTAAAGCGCAAGATGTAAGAAAAGCTCATGAATGGGTCACGGCGCATTCCCAAGAGACGGTCGGTGCAGTAATCACATTGCCGGAAGGAGAGGGTTTCTGGGGTACGGACCCGTACGGAAACTATTTCCAGGTGACCACCGATGCTACTTTTTTCCAGAAAACAAGCAAGCCCGTGGGCGGAGTGGCAGGTGTGGTGATCGGGGTTTCGGATATGGACAAGTCGGTGACTTTTTACCAGAACCTGCTGGATCCGCTTGAAGTCGTGTACGACCGCACAGGTGTTTTTGACGATCTACCGGCGATTGTACCCGGGCAGCGCTACCGCAGGGTTTTGCTGAGAAAGAAATTTTCACCCGATGGTGCATTCAGCCGTTTACTGGGCGACACGCAGGTTGAGCTGCTGCAGGCACTGGACCGTCAGCCCAAAAAGCTTTTCGAAAACCGGTACTGGGGCGATTGCGGGTACATCCACTTGTGCTTTGATGCATTGGATATGAATGCATTAAAAGCCAAACTGCAGTCACAGGGTCATCCGTTTACGATTGACAGCGAGCGTTCGTTCGGGATGGAGTCGGCAGCCGGCAGGTTTGCCTATCTCGAAGATCCGGACGGTACGCTGATCGAGCTGGTAGAAACGCACAAAGTGCCGATTTTGAAGAAATTCGGCTGGTTCCTGGATCTGCAGAAGCGGAAAACGCAGAAACCACTTGCCGACTGGATGCTTAAAATGATGGGATTGGGCAGGGTAAAGGATTGA
- the aroB gene encoding 3-dehydroquinate synthase, with translation MNQSVVIAPVNQSLQDFLSKKGYSSIIVIADNNTKKHCYPRLKASLPKHRLVTVPAGESQKTLATCEQIWEAMTEEELDRHALVINIGGGVIGDMGGFCASVYKRGIDFLQVPTTLLSQVDASVGGKLGIDFQGFKNHLGVFRLPETVLIDPAFLESLPYREVRSGYAEIIKHCLIADAAKWDEIRRKDFEEQDWNDLIAHSVGIKQQVVDQDPTEKGLRKILNFGHTLGHAVETCFLAKPERERLFHGEAIAVGMIMESYLSYARKMIDQDTLTQIEEFLFASFGKVEIRPEEIEQIITLTRQDKKNKGKEIRFSLLERAGKCAYDIPVTPSEMRKSIAYYQGAV, from the coding sequence ATGAACCAGTCCGTAGTTATTGCACCGGTAAACCAAAGCCTGCAGGATTTTTTGAGTAAAAAAGGGTACTCCAGCATTATTGTAATAGCAGATAACAATACCAAAAAACATTGTTATCCACGTTTGAAAGCCAGTTTGCCAAAACACAGGCTGGTAACCGTTCCGGCGGGCGAATCACAAAAGACGCTCGCCACCTGTGAGCAGATCTGGGAAGCGATGACGGAAGAGGAGCTTGACAGGCATGCGCTGGTGATCAATATCGGTGGTGGCGTGATCGGAGACATGGGTGGTTTTTGTGCATCGGTATACAAGCGTGGAATAGATTTTTTGCAGGTGCCGACGACTTTGTTATCGCAGGTAGATGCAAGTGTTGGTGGGAAGCTTGGGATTGACTTTCAAGGATTTAAAAATCATTTGGGCGTATTCAGGTTACCCGAAACCGTACTGATTGACCCTGCATTTCTTGAAAGCCTGCCGTATCGTGAAGTACGATCAGGATATGCCGAAATTATCAAGCATTGCCTGATCGCCGACGCTGCGAAGTGGGACGAGATACGGCGCAAGGACTTTGAAGAACAAGACTGGAATGACCTGATCGCGCACTCTGTCGGCATCAAGCAGCAGGTAGTCGATCAGGATCCGACAGAAAAGGGTTTGCGTAAAATCCTCAACTTCGGTCATACACTGGGACATGCGGTTGAAACCTGCTTTCTGGCCAAGCCTGAGCGTGAAAGGCTCTTTCACGGGGAAGCAATTGCAGTGGGGATGATCATGGAAAGTTACCTCTCCTACGCGAGGAAGATGATCGATCAGGATACACTGACCCAGATTGAGGAGTTTCTTTTTGCAAGTTTTGGAAAAGTGGAAATAAGGCCGGAGGAGATTGAGCAGATCATCACGCTGACCAGGCAGGACAAGAAGAACAAGGGGAAGGAGATCCGGTTTTCGTTGCTGGAACGTGCAGGCAAATGTGCCTACGACATTCCGGTGACACCATCAGAAATGCGCAAGTCAATAGCTTATTACCAGGGCGCCGTGTAG
- a CDS encoding penicillin-binding protein → MAVKHDIESGHNNKKALINRARTVGWLLFLLAILVFIKLIRVQYYDKFKGKTWAEYALQNDLKLDTIPATRGNIYSSDNSLLATSLPYYYVGFDTKVADSVYFNNHIDQLCSLLARSFGENTASGYKARIMKYRKSKTKRYLRLKSRQITHLDREKIKLWPFFNKDRKGGGGKFETIYRRYKPYSPMADRTIGGIDPHTGRGYIGIEASFDKELEGKAGVGWVEVVEGGMKIPVGDAFNVQPEPGRDIYTTLDMNFQDMAEIALRKKLTEMQADFGSVIVMEVATGEIKVMANLTRRGDERYEEVFNYALAGSNDPGSTFKLATMMALLEETKMNPDQVMVNTGSGAMRFRNHMIRDAHRGGFGNITASQVLEKSSNIGIVMLMQRYFANKPDKYLQYLKQFHLTAPTGIQMKGEKPPLIRDRSSKHWSNYSLYFMAHGYEMQMTPLQTLTFYNAVANDGYWVRPMIVREIRNAEEVEDKREPYVEEKPICTPETIRKVKKMLEGVVQNGLAKNIKSDLYQIAGKTGTARKLINGIYTEGKNYTSFAGYFPADKPKYSCIVVIDNPKSAGADYTRYAGSVAAPVFKEVADRIYAQEVGIQRPVRDSVPEVSKDVMWAGRSADLNVISRELKMSQVPDDAEYAAGSLYKKGKTKWKPRSIQDEDVPDLQGMAMRDALYILENKGFRVTFKGAGKVVEQSLPPGTNKSGGKTILLTLQ, encoded by the coding sequence ATGGCTGTCAAACACGATATTGAAAGCGGTCATAACAATAAAAAAGCGCTCATCAACCGCGCCAGGACGGTGGGCTGGTTGTTGTTCCTGCTCGCGATCCTGGTTTTTATCAAGCTGATACGTGTTCAGTATTACGATAAATTCAAGGGAAAAACCTGGGCTGAGTACGCGCTTCAGAATGACCTTAAACTGGATACCATTCCGGCTACTCGCGGTAACATCTATTCCAGCGATAATAGCCTTCTGGCCACTTCCCTGCCATATTATTATGTAGGTTTTGATACCAAAGTGGCCGACTCGGTTTACTTCAACAACCATATAGACCAGCTTTGCTCGCTGCTTGCACGGAGCTTCGGAGAAAATACGGCATCCGGCTACAAAGCCCGCATCATGAAGTACCGGAAAAGCAAAACCAAGCGGTACCTGCGCCTAAAAAGCCGGCAGATCACGCACCTGGACCGGGAAAAAATCAAGCTCTGGCCGTTTTTCAACAAAGACCGGAAAGGCGGAGGAGGTAAGTTTGAAACCATTTACCGCCGCTACAAGCCATATAGCCCCATGGCCGACCGTACCATCGGAGGTATTGATCCGCATACCGGCCGCGGGTACATCGGCATTGAAGCCAGCTTCGACAAGGAGCTGGAAGGCAAGGCTGGAGTAGGCTGGGTAGAGGTTGTGGAAGGCGGAATGAAAATCCCGGTGGGGGATGCATTCAATGTACAGCCCGAACCGGGCCGCGATATTTACACGACCCTGGATATGAACTTTCAGGATATGGCTGAGATTGCCCTCCGGAAAAAGCTGACCGAAATGCAGGCGGACTTTGGTTCGGTGATCGTGATGGAGGTGGCAACCGGCGAAATCAAGGTCATGGCCAACCTGACGAGGCGGGGCGATGAGCGGTATGAGGAAGTGTTCAACTATGCACTGGCCGGCAGTAATGATCCGGGCTCCACTTTCAAGCTCGCTACGATGATGGCCTTGCTGGAAGAAACCAAGATGAACCCCGATCAGGTAATGGTGAATACGGGAAGCGGGGCCATGCGCTTCCGCAACCACATGATCCGGGATGCCCACCGGGGAGGCTTCGGCAACATTACAGCTTCGCAGGTTCTGGAAAAATCGTCGAACATAGGGATCGTCATGCTCATGCAGCGCTACTTTGCCAACAAGCCCGACAAGTACCTGCAATACCTCAAACAATTTCACCTCACTGCACCTACCGGCATTCAGATGAAAGGTGAAAAGCCCCCGCTGATCCGCGACAGGTCCTCGAAGCACTGGAGCAACTACTCACTGTACTTTATGGCCCATGGCTATGAAATGCAGATGACACCTTTGCAGACGCTGACTTTTTACAATGCAGTGGCCAACGATGGTTACTGGGTACGTCCGATGATCGTGCGTGAGATCCGCAATGCGGAAGAAGTTGAAGATAAAAGGGAGCCCTATGTAGAGGAAAAGCCAATTTGTACGCCGGAGACCATTCGCAAGGTTAAAAAAATGCTCGAAGGTGTAGTGCAGAATGGTCTGGCCAAGAATATCAAAAGCGACCTGTACCAGATTGCCGGCAAGACGGGTACTGCCCGCAAGCTCATTAACGGGATTTATACCGAAGGAAAAAACTACACTTCCTTCGCAGGTTACTTCCCGGCCGATAAGCCCAAGTACAGCTGCATTGTGGTGATTGACAATCCTAAAAGCGCAGGTGCCGACTATACCCGGTATGCGGGCAGTGTCGCCGCGCCTGTTTTCAAGGAAGTGGCAGACCGGATTTATGCGCAGGAAGTAGGCATTCAGCGGCCTGTCAGGGATTCGGTACCCGAAGTTTCGAAAGATGTAATGTGGGCAGGGCGCAGCGCAGACCTGAATGTGATCAGCAGAGAGCTCAAAATGTCGCAGGTTCCGGACGATGCTGAATATGCGGCGGGATCTTTGTATAAAAAAGGCAAAACCAAGTGGAAGCCCAGAAGCATTCAGGACGAGGACGTGCCCGACTTGCAGGGTATGGCCATGCGAGACGCATTGTACATTCTTGAAAACAAAGGTTTCAGGGTCACTTTCAAAGGTGCAGGAAAGGTAGTGGAACAATCGCTGCCGCCGGGTACCAACAAAAGCGGCGGTAAAACCATTTTACTAACATTACAGTAA
- the rsmH gene encoding 16S rRNA (cytosine(1402)-N(4))-methyltransferase RsmH, translated as MESPSTYHNPVMLSECLEGLAIQPEGIYVDVTFGGGGHSRAILEKLTTGRLLSFDQDPDAAANAAAFEGNESFTFVAANFRHLKRYLKLHKAPKVHGILADLGVSSHQINTPERGFSTRFDADLDMRMNPHTDRTARKVVNNASAAELQKILGMYGEVGNARTAAEAIFAARHNTPIETVNDLKAILTRYAPRHRENKYFAQVFQALRIEVNEELKVLEEFLTQVPEVLEPGGRLVVMSYHSLEDRLVKNFIQKGKFDGEVEKDFYGNEIKPLKGITRKPVEATAAEIESNPRARSAKLRIAEKI; from the coding sequence ATGGAATCACCAAGTACGTACCATAATCCGGTTATGCTTTCCGAGTGCCTGGAAGGTCTGGCCATCCAGCCTGAGGGTATATATGTTGATGTTACATTTGGCGGCGGCGGACACTCGCGGGCTATTCTTGAAAAGCTTACTACCGGAAGACTGCTCTCTTTTGACCAGGACCCGGATGCGGCGGCCAATGCGGCTGCATTTGAAGGAAATGAGTCTTTCACGTTTGTTGCAGCCAACTTCCGCCATTTGAAAAGGTACCTTAAACTGCATAAGGCTCCTAAGGTACATGGCATTCTGGCCGACCTGGGCGTATCTTCTCACCAGATCAACACACCGGAAAGAGGCTTCTCCACCCGGTTTGATGCCGATCTGGATATGCGAATGAACCCCCACACCGACCGGACTGCCAGGAAGGTCGTCAACAATGCATCTGCTGCAGAGCTGCAGAAGATACTGGGCATGTACGGCGAAGTAGGAAATGCACGGACAGCTGCTGAAGCCATTTTTGCGGCCCGGCACAATACTCCGATCGAGACTGTGAATGATCTTAAGGCTATTCTGACGCGCTATGCACCCAGGCACCGGGAAAATAAATATTTTGCGCAGGTGTTCCAGGCTTTGCGCATTGAGGTGAATGAGGAACTGAAGGTATTGGAAGAGTTTCTGACGCAAGTCCCCGAAGTGCTCGAACCGGGCGGCAGACTGGTTGTCATGTCTTATCATTCGCTGGAAGACAGGCTTGTAAAGAACTTTATACAAAAGGGGAAATTTGACGGGGAAGTTGAAAAAGACTTTTACGGAAACGAGATCAAACCGCTGAAAGGCATTACCCGGAAGCCAGTGGAAGCCACTGCTGCAGAGATAGAGAGTAACCCGCGGGCACGCAGTGCCAAATTAAGGATTGCAGAAAAAATCTGA